TGGTGCGCATGGCGCTGCCGTCATCGAAAGACAAGCGTGCGGCTCAATAGCCGCATCGCTACGACAACGTCCGCTGCGCGTTATACGCATCCCAGTTAGGACGCGCGCGTTCCCTCCGTGGGTGCCACACAACTGCCCCCTCCGCGGGGCTGCTGTGTGCGAGCGTACCAAGCCGGTTGTCGCCCCGGCACACAGCAGGCCTGCGGACAGGCCAGTTGTGTGGCACCCGGAACCGAGCCCGTTTTATTATTGGGATGCGTATTACACGCCCCGAACCGGGTTCACTGTCGCGATTCCGCTGCGCTACCCGATAGCAGACGACTGGCGATGTACCCCGATCCGATGTGACGCAACGCGGGAGATGAAATGGGCTGGTTCCTTTCGAGCAGCAAGAAGACGAAGAAGAAAAAGAAGGCCGGCCGGGGCACGGGCGGGTCGGAGTGGGACCCCAAGCGGACGCTGCTCGGGGTGAAGTTTGCCGGCGTCATCGGCGCGGTCGTGCTGCTGGCGGTCGGGTGGGGATTTATGGAACGCGGGCTCGTGGCCTATGCCAACACGCAGCACGCCCGGCCCGTCGTCGCGGACGACATCGCGTTCCGCGAGACGCCGCAGTGGCTGACGCCCGCCGAGATCAACCACATGCGCACCGAGATCGCGGAGCTCATCGGGCCCGGCCCGATGCAGCGCGACGGGCTCAAGGCGGCCGCCGACTGGCTACGCGCCCAGCCGCACATCGTGAAAGAACTGCGCCAGGTCCACCGCACGCCGCAGGGCGTGATCGTCATCGACGCGGACTTCCGCCAGCCGGCGGCGGTGCTGCGGATGTTCAACCGCGGCGCGTGGGTCGATGCCGAGGACGGCCACCACGTCATCGACGACGCGGGCTACCGGCTGTACGGCCCGGTCCCGCTGGCGGACGTCGACCACCTCGGGCTGCCTTTGATCCTCGGGGTCGATTCGAGCTATCGCCCGCGCGACGAGCAGGGCGAGTTCCAGTTCCAGGGCAACGAGGTGCCCGCCGCGCTCGCGCTGATCGAGGCGCTCAAGGGCGAGCCCGTGCTGGGCGTGATCGAGTCGATCAGCGTGAACAGCCGGGACAAGAAAGAGCGGATCCGTCTGGTGCTGACGGTGGCGGTGCGTCCGCCCGGCGCGGTCGAGCCGGTGGCGTGTACGATCGTGTGGGGCCTGCCGCCGGGCCACCCGGACGCGATCGTCGAGGCCGAGGTGCGTACGAAGATCACCGCGCTCAACGCGCTGGTGACACTCGACGCCTTCCGCATGGGGCTGCACCCCGAGTCGTGGATCAACACCGGCGCGGTGCAGTTCCCGCAGGCGATCGCGCCGTAGGTCAACAAAGTGGGTCGCGCGGCGCGATGGGTGCCACACCACTGCCCCAAGGGCTGCTGTGTGCTGTCTTGCCGGAGCACGAAGCGTAAGCGCGTGTCGATTCGACAGACGATCGGGCCACTCGCAAACGCTACGTGCTCTGAATGAAGTCGCAGATAAGCACACAGCAGCCCGGCGGACCGGGCAGTGGTGTGGCACCCATGCGAAACCTACCCACGCCGCAAGCGGCGGTCGGTCACAGCACGCGGACCAATACGATCGTCGTGTCGTCCGACGCCGCGCGGCCGCGGCGGTGCTGGTTGACCTCGTCGAGGATGCGGGCGAGCGCTTCCTTAGCGGGCAGGTCACAGGTCTCGATGAAAAGCTGCTCGGTGCGCGCTCCGCCGAAGCGGTAGTCGTCCGGGTCCATCGCATCGGGGAGGCCATCGGAGTGGAGCAGCAGCCGATCGCCGGGCTTGAGGTCGATGACACCTTTATCGTAGTGGTTGGGCGACATGACGCCGACCACCATGCCGCCGGTGTCGAGCGGGATGATCTTGCCGTCGCGCAGGAGCAGGCCCGGCTCGTGCCCGGCGTTGCAGTAGGTCAGCCGACGGGTCGCGGGGGTGAGCGTGCCGTACCAGAGCGTGGCGAACTCGTTGTCGCGGGTGTCGCGGGTGAGCGCGTGGTTGACGCGTTGCATGACCTGGTCGAGGTCGTAGACGCCGTGCGCATAAGCGCGGAGCGAGGCGCGGACGTGGGCCATGAGCAGCGAGGCCGCGACGCCTTTGCCGACGACGTCGCCCATCGCGATGCCCAGCGAGCCCTCGAGGTTCAGGTAGTCGTAGAAGTCCCCGCCCAGGTCGTGCGACGGGACGTAGCACCCGGCGATGTCGTAGCCCGGCAGGTTGGGCGCGTGGCTGGGGAGCATGCGCCGTTGCACGTCGCGGGCGAGCTTGACCTGCCGGACGATCGCCCGGCTGCGGCTTTGCTCTTCGATGAGCTGCGCGCTGCGGATCGCGGTGGCGACGAGCTGCGCGATTGCGCGCGTCAGGTTTTCTTCAAACGCCGTAAACGAACGCGGCGCTTCGGTAAAAAGCTGGATCGTCCCGATCCCCTGGTCCTGGTACATGAGCCCGGTCGAGAGCATCGAGACGACGCCCTCCTGCTTGCAGTCCTCGGGGTAGAAGCTGCGCGGGTCGGTGGTCATGTCCGCGATGTAGACCATTTCGCCGGCGAGCGCCTTACGCGTCAGCTCGCTCTTGTTCACGAGCGTCTTGCCCTTGTCGGCCAGGTTGTCGGAGATGCCGTGGACCGATGCGGCGTGTAGCTCGGGCTTTCCCTTGTGTTGTTTGAGCAGACGGATCACGACGCCACGCACCGACAACACGCGCGCGACAGTGTGGGTCGCGGTGTTGAGTACCTTGCTGAGTTCGCGCTGACCGGCCAGGGCTTTCGAGACCTCGTAGAGCGCGGAGAGCTCGCGCAGCCGCTGGGTACTCTGGTGCTGCTCATAGCACAACCGGGCGATCGCGTTGGCGATCAGGTAGAGGAACTGGATCGATGCGCCGACCTTGGCCGCGTAGGTGTCCTCGGCCGCGCCGAGCAGTTCGTCACGGTCCGCGCCTTCGATCCGAAGCCGATCACATACGGCCAGCAGGCGGTCACGGTCGTCGTCGCTGATCGCCTCGCTGGGTGCGATCTGGTCGGGGTGGACGACGATAGTGCCCAGAGTCCGGCCCTCGACGACGATCGGGGCGTGCAGCGAGCCGTCGTGTTCTTGCTCGGACTCGATGAGCAGCTGGAGTGTCATGTCGGACGCGGCGCGCCGGCCGACATCCGTCGGCGTTGTGACGGGGGTGCCGGCGGCGTCGCGAATCTCGGTCTGCAGCCGGGCGAACGTGGTGAAGTTGTCCTGGATGTCCTGCAGGGTCTCACGCTCGACGAAGTCGGTGAGCGCGGGCATCGTCGGCGTGCTGGTGGGTGGCGGTGGGGTCACAGGGAAACAAACTTCTGTGCGCCCGGGAGTGGGCGGGTGGTGGGCGGCGGGGGGATCGCGCGACAGTATAGGAGTTGGGGTGTGTGGGGTGGGGTGTGTGAATCTAAAGGGAAAGCCCGGCCGTTGCCACGGCCGGGCTTTAGGGGGCTTTGTAGGTCGCGTGCTGCGTCTTACTCTGCGGCTTCGCGTTCGAGCCAGATGCGGTCGAGGACGGGGAGCAGCGGGTCGCGTGGGGTGCGTTCCTGTGCGATGCCCAGGCCGTACTGGATGAGCGTATCGGCTTCGAGCTGGTAGCCGAGGTAGGCGAGGATGAGCCCGGGCTCGGCGCCGTGGACGTCGTCAGCGATCATGTCGGTCAGCTCGCGCTGGAGCCAGCGGAGGCGTTCGCCCGAGGGCATGAGCGCTTCGTCGTAGCGCAGCGCGATGAGCTCGGGGTGTTCGGAAAACAGAGCCCGCAGGTTGAACGCCGCCGACCGGATCATCCCGCCGCCGAGCTGCGCGTGGATGAGCCCCGCCCGCGCGAGCGGATTGTCCGCCGACTCACGCAGCACCTGGCGGTAGAGGTTCTCCGCGGCGAGGTAGTTGCCTGCGGAGAGGTCTTGCTCGGCCCGCAGGAGCATCTGGTTCTGACGCTGCTCGCGGTCTTCACCCGAGAGCGACGCGACGCGCGGCAGATCGTAGTCGAGCCCATCGATGAGCTGGCCCAGCTCGGAATCCACATCGATCTCGGGCAGCTCGGCCTCGCGGTCGACGCTGCCGTCATCGTTGACCAGCCCGAGCGACCGGCGGATCGCGTCGTCCTTCGCGCGGTTCACGGCGTCGAGCACGGCCTCATCGGGGTTTTCGAGGATGTCCATCCACGGGGGGCGCTCGACGGCGGCGTTATCCCCGCCGTCTTCGGGCATGTCGCCCAAGGCCTGGTCACGGATCTCTTGAAGGATCGCTTCATAGGGATTGACCGGCGCCTGCGCGGGTTCGTCGGGATTGGCCTGCTGGGGCGTGGTGCCGAAGATGTAGGTATTGAGCTGGGCGAGCGAGCCGTCACGCCGCTGGGCGGTGCCGCGGGTGGCCTGGATCGCGAGGTCTCGCTGCATCTCGTTGCCCAGCATCATGGTCGGCGCGAATCGGCCGTTGTTCGAGGTCGAGTTCTGGGGCGTGGGCCCGCCGAGCAAGCTGGGGTCGGGCCCGTCGTCGGGGTCCGTCCCGTCGGGCCGCTGCTGGCCGCGCAGGTACGGGCTGGTGATGCCCGGCTGGACGATGTCCGAATCGAGCTCGGGCTCAAAGTCGGGCGGCGTCGCGCGCAGCGGCGTGACGGACTGCGGGGTGAGATTAAACGGCTCGGCTTGGAGCGGGTTGACCTGGATGCCGGTGAGGGTCGAGGCGTTGAGCGAGGCGAGCGAGCCGTCCTGGGTGCGGACCGTGCCCAGCGAGTGGAACCGGCTGAGGTCGCTGACGCCGGGGATGGTGACGAGCGCGCCCGAGTTTTGCCGGAACGAGACGGTGCCCGAGCGCTGGTCGTAGACCGTGCCGGTGGCTCGGCCCAGCGGGACCGAGGCGTTGAAGCCCGGCGCCGAAGTGGTGTTGCGGGTGACGATGACCTGCCCGCCGGTGTTGTTGACCTGAACGCCGAGGGCCTGGGGCGAGGAGAAAACGCTGTCGCGTTGGAAGTTGAACAGCGAGTCGCTGCCCAGCCCGTCTTGGAACCCGCCGGCGGTGAAGTAGTCGACATCGCCCTGGAACGCGCGGCCGCCGCCGACCTGTCCGGTGACGACGAGGTTGCGCTGGGCGTAGTCGACCTGGTTCTCGACGCGGTTGCTGCCGCCCGAGCCGACCTGGTGGTTGGCGTCGAGCGCGTTGCCGCCCTGCACCTGCTGCTGCGCGAGCGCGGCGGGGCCGACACTCAGCGCGGCGGTCGCAGCGAGCAGCGCGGCGGTGGCGAACTTGCGGGTCTTGGGGGCGGGTGAGTGAGTCGTGGGGCGGGTCATGGCGATCCCTTTGGGTCGGTACATCGGAACGGGGTCTCTCATCATTATAGCGCGCTAAGCAGCGTGCCCTAGTGGATATCGGCGATTCGGCGCGACACCAATGATCCCAAACGCCTGGCAGGTTACCGGGACCAGCCCCCACGCGGGGCATCGATTAGGACGACCCGCCGGGTGGTTTTGTTCCCGGACCCGTGTTCAGGGCGCCTCAGAGGGGGTTTGGATCGCCCCCTGGAACCGCCAGCCCGTCAGCGGGCCGGAGATCTGGGCGAGTTTCTCGAGCGCCATCTCGAACGCCTCGCCGTCCATCACACACCCGGCCGTCGCCGCTGCGTCCGTCGCAAACGCGCTGGGGCCCCGCACGCAGCAGTACCGGCTGCCGGTGACCCCCAACCCGGTGCGCGGGTCCACCACATGCGAGTACCGCACGCCGTCGATCTCGACAAAGCGGAACGCATCGCCCGACACCGACGCCCCGCCGTTGGCGTGGAAGAACGCGAGCCCGGACCCGCCGCCGGCGCCGTCATGCGGGAAGTCGGGCACATTGACGGGCCAGCCGTCGAGCCCCGGCGGCGCATCGCCGAACGCTATGTCCCCGCCCGCGCGGACCTGCGCGATCGTGAAGCCGTGGTCACGCAGCACCGCGACCGCGCGGTCGGCGATGTAGCCCTTCGCGATCCCGCCGAGGTCGAGCCAGCAGCCGGGCGTGTCGAGATAGGCGGTCTGCGCTTCTGCATCGAGGATCAGGTGGTGCATGCCGACGAGCGGCGCGTGCTCCGCGAGCGCCTCGGGCGGGGGCAGCACGCCGCGCTCCCGGCTGATGCGCCACAGCCCCGTGAACGGCCGGGCCGTGATATCAAACGCGCCGCCGGTCGCATCATGCACGCGCTTCGCGCGCCACAGGACGGGCCAGAGGTCATCGCTTACCGCTTGCGGCTCGCCGGGCGCATCGACCGCCGCGGCCGCGAGCCCGAGCAACTCGCTGTCGGGGTACGACTGGGGGTAGTCGCTCATGACCGATTCGAGCCGACGCATCTCGGCGAACGCCGCGTCGGCCGCCTGCTGCGCATCCGCCGCGTCGTCGGCGTAGAGCGTGATGACGACCTGCGTCCCCATCAACCCCTCGGCGAAATCGTGGCGCGATAAACCCAGCTCGGCCGCGCGTCCATCCGCAAACGCGAGCGCCTGCTCGGGCTGGTCCGCCGGCGGCGCGATGGTCGCGCCCAGTTGTTCCAGCATGTCGGGTGTGATCTCCTCGCCGGGCGGGTTCTCGACAAATGCCGGGCCGCCATCCCCCGCGCGGTCCGAGGCGTTGTCGCAGCCGGGTTGCGCCATCAAGGCCACCGCGATCGGGCAGGTCAAGGCCACCCGCGCGAGCGCCTGCCCCGCTCGGGCGGGGCGAAACGGGAGTGTCCGTAGCGCGAGCCGCGCCGCCGTCGTCAATGGTTTACGCTGCTGCATCGCCCTATCAGACGCCCAAACCCACCAAAACGCAACACCCCATCTCATGCCCGGACTTCCACGTGCCATCGTGACCGCCCTGCTGCTCGCCGCCCTGCTCCTCCCGGGCTGCGGCGAATCCCAGCCGGCACCCGAACCCGCAGCACCTACTGATGCGGGCGACACGGACCAGGCTCAAGCCGACATCGCCGAACCCAATACCCAGGAAGCAACGCCGGCCGCAGGTATCACCGAGACGGATGTGTCCGCGCCCGCCGAGCCCGAACCCGTCGCTGACCCGCTCGCCGACGCCCCCGAACGCTTCACCGACCATTCCCCGCAGTATGTGCATCGCGATAACGTGCACGGCGAAGCCGAGG
The sequence above is a segment of the Phycisphaeraceae bacterium D3-23 genome. Coding sequences within it:
- a CDS encoding SpoIIE family protein phosphatase: MPALTDFVERETLQDIQDNFTTFARLQTEIRDAAGTPVTTPTDVGRRAASDMTLQLLIESEQEHDGSLHAPIVVEGRTLGTIVVHPDQIAPSEAISDDDRDRLLAVCDRLRIEGADRDELLGAAEDTYAAKVGASIQFLYLIANAIARLCYEQHQSTQRLRELSALYEVSKALAGQRELSKVLNTATHTVARVLSVRGVVIRLLKQHKGKPELHAASVHGISDNLADKGKTLVNKSELTRKALAGEMVYIADMTTDPRSFYPEDCKQEGVVSMLSTGLMYQDQGIGTIQLFTEAPRSFTAFEENLTRAIAQLVATAIRSAQLIEEQSRSRAIVRQVKLARDVQRRMLPSHAPNLPGYDIAGCYVPSHDLGGDFYDYLNLEGSLGIAMGDVVGKGVAASLLMAHVRASLRAYAHGVYDLDQVMQRVNHALTRDTRDNEFATLWYGTLTPATRRLTYCNAGHEPGLLLRDGKIIPLDTGGMVVGVMSPNHYDKGVIDLKPGDRLLLHSDGLPDAMDPDDYRFGGARTEQLFIETCDLPAKEALARILDEVNQHRRGRAASDDTTIVLVRVL
- a CDS encoding FAD:protein FMN transferase gives rise to the protein MQQRKPLTTAARLALRTLPFRPARAGQALARVALTCPIAVALMAQPGCDNASDRAGDGGPAFVENPPGEEITPDMLEQLGATIAPPADQPEQALAFADGRAAELGLSRHDFAEGLMGTQVVITLYADDAADAQQAADAAFAEMRRLESVMSDYPQSYPDSELLGLAAAAVDAPGEPQAVSDDLWPVLWRAKRVHDATGGAFDITARPFTGLWRISRERGVLPPPEALAEHAPLVGMHHLILDAEAQTAYLDTPGCWLDLGGIAKGYIADRAVAVLRDHGFTIAQVRAGGDIAFGDAPPGLDGWPVNVPDFPHDGAGGGSGLAFFHANGGASVSGDAFRFVEIDGVRYSHVVDPRTGLGVTGSRYCCVRGPSAFATDAAATAGCVMDGEAFEMALEKLAQISGPLTGWRFQGAIQTPSEAP